From the Oryza glaberrima chromosome 5, OglaRS2, whole genome shotgun sequence genome, one window contains:
- the LOC127774360 gene encoding WPP domain-interacting tail-anchored protein 1-like: protein MDVENSMDDDHFQQNMRNGDGMNVEGGSMEIITRVELELAFASEKLLNLEMLVMEIARKATDFEPPTLEDESVSSETAESAFELDILYGFLDAEVGELDDMISTLETDIQNVEHMVCEDESGGKIKARLDAAMVSLKQMKELVSDIRKESAKFEKAIEFPHDKEGITGDAGYENGIVSSHTSMRTEDQRRNVLQMLEQSIASELDLEKKLSESRCIIEELKLKLHHHDQEKYFLEESIESLCGKTFAAENASEVLLGTSKELVDKVSTIECHLSASRCREGDLESKLGESLMGLSSLQVNAENIQEGSQHSGGTETHPSPELSSLQDKVKELEKQLRESDSQLQLAKASAETFQEEQNVLHAEISTLENIIKSLKEDVSRAESRAQNAELRCMQLTEANIELNGELNSLKSHGSEKTSLLERKLKESHTQLEHAKASLDATVEQQSMLRSTMSDMEHMIDDLKGKVLKAETRAENAESKCTLLTETNLELSEELSFLRGRAESLENSLHEANHVKMSTVKDIGIRTKIITDLVTKLALERERLHQQISLLTKKNKILAQKCKGSVKDDTQLSKNVTGKDVELHSTKLAEEIVPDFLSSQTKAEKPVDPSNEEEKTSSSEDDDSAGEGTAEAVRTIQPSVLNWKYITVAFLILLVAVFIYLPLPEESSSV from the exons ATGGATGTCGAGAACAGTATGGATGATGACCATTTCCAACAAAACATGCGTAATGGAGATGGAATGAATGTAGAAGGAGGAAGTATGGAAATTATTACTAGAGTGGAACTTGAGCTTGCATTTGCCTCTGAGAAATTACTAAATCTGGAGATGTTGGTGATGGAGATAGCTCGCAAGGCTACTGATTTTGAGCCTCCTACATTGGAAGACGAATCTGTTTCTTCTGAAACTGCCGAGAGTGCTTTTGAATTGGACATCCTATATGGTTTTCTAGATGCAGAAGTAGGGGAGTTAGATGACATGATCAGTACTCTTGAGACTGATATTCAAAATGTTGAGCATATGGTTTGTGAAGATGAATCTGGAGGCAAGATTAAAGCTAGGCTAGATGCTGCTATGGTGTCTTTAAAGCAGATGAAGGAATTAGTTTCTGATATCAGAAAAGAGTCAGCCAAGTTTGAGAAAGCCATAGAGTTTCCCCATGACAAAGAAG GCATTACTGGAGACGCTGGGTATGAAAATGGTATTGTGTCATCCCACACTAGCATGAGGACAGAGGATCAACGAAGAAATGTTTTGCAGATGTTAGAACAATCGATAGCAAGTGAACTGGATCTTGAAAAGAAGCTCTCTGAATCAAGATGTATTATAGAAGAACTCAAACTAAAGCTCCATCATCATGATCAGGAAAAATATTTCCTGGAGGAATCTATCGAATCATTATGTGGGAAAACATTTGCAGCAGAAAACGCTTCTGAGGTACTCTTGGGAACTTCAAAGGAACTTGTGGACAAAGTTAGTACCATAGAGTGCCATCTAAGTGCATCAAGATGTAGGGAGGGTGATCTAGAGTCGAAGTTAGGAGAAAGCTTGATGGGATTATCTTCACTGCAAGTCAACGCAGAGAATATTCAAGAAGGGAGTCAACATAGTGGAGGCACAGAAACTCATCCAAGTCCTGAATTGTCATCCTTGCAGGATAAGGTTAAGGAGCTAGAAAAACAGTTGAGGGAATCTGATTCACAGTTGCAGTTGGCAAAGGCATCAGCAGAAACTTTTCAGGAGGAGCAGAATGTGCTGCATGCCGAGATAAGCACATTAGAAAACATTATTAAGAGTCTCAAAGAAGATGTCTCAAGAGCAGAAAGTAGAGCACAAAATGCTGAATTAAGGTGCATGCAGCTAACTGAAGCTAACATAGAACTTAATGGGGAGCTAAACTCTCTTAAAAGTCATGGTTCAGAAAAGACTAGCCTTTTGGAGAGGAAACTTAAGGAGTCACATACCCAATTAGAGCATGCAAAGGCATCTCTTGATGCCACTGTTGAACAGCAGAGTATGCTGAGATCTACAATGTCGGACATGGAACATATGATTGATGATCTGAAGGGAAAGGTTTTAAAAGCTGAAACCAGAGCAGAGAATGCTGAATCTAAGTGTACATTGTTAACAGAAACTAACTTAGAACTTAGTGAGGAGCTATCGTTTCTGAGGGGTCGAGCAGAAAGTCTAGAGAACTCATTACATGAAGCCAACCATGTTAAGATGTCTACCGTCAAGGATATTGGAATCAGAACAAAAATCATTACTGATTTGGTCACAAAACTTGCATTGGAAAGAGAACGACTTCATCAACAG ATTTCGTTGTTgacaaagaaaaacaagatattGGCTCAGAAGTGCAAAGGAAGTGTTAAGGATGACACTCAATTGAGCAAAAATGTTACTGGCAAAGATGTTGAGCTTCATTCTACTAAATTAGCGGAGGAAATAGTTCCTGATTTTTTGTCATCACAGACTAAG GCTGAGAAACCTGTAGACCCTAGCAATGAGGAAGAGAAGACGAGCTCTTCAGAGGATGATGACTCTGCCGGGGAGGGCACTGCTGAGGCAGTCCGGACCATACAGCCGTCAGTGCTGAACTGGAAGTACATCACCGTGGCATTCCTGATCTTGTTAGTCGCTGTCTTCATATACTTGCCACTCCCAGAAGAAAGCAGCTCCGTTTGA
- the LOC127774831 gene encoding leucine--tRNA ligase, cytoplasmic-like: MSSSYDEGKSFARRDLLLKIQSEVQKCWEENKVFEAKAGDTPPSPGEKFFGNFTYPYMNGMLHLGHAFTLSKLEFAAAYHRLHGSNVLLPFAFHCTGMPIKASVDKLGKEIQQYGNPPVLPPANKNSKFELTNDRIYGQTTASAQGKYRSKRSKSVAKSGSYKSQWEIMRSFGIADGEIVEFQNPHHWLSYFPPLAMEDLEDFGLSCDWRRSFITTDMNPFYDAFVQWQMRKLKKMHRIVKGKQYMIYSPLDRQPCLGHDRASGDEVEPQEYVLINMKVIPPFPPKLMVLEGRNVYLAAATLRPETIYGQTGGEATGNHRGQ, encoded by the coding sequence ATGTCATCTAGTTATGATGAAGGGAAAAGTTTTGCTCGGAGGGACCTTTTGCTTAAGATCCAATCTGAAGTGCAAAAATGTTGGGAAGAGAACAAGGTTTTCGAAGCAAAGGCTGGTGATACACCTCCAAGCCCTGGTGAAAAATTCTTTGGGAATTTCACATACCCATACATGAATGGCATGCTACATTTAGGCCATGCCTTCACACTATCGAAGCTTGAGTTTGCTGCAGCATACCACAGACTCCATGGCTCAAATGTCCTTTTACCCTTTGCTTTCCACTGTACTGGAATGCCAATCAAGGCATCAGTTGATAAGCTTGGTAAAGAGATACAACAGTATGGAAATCCTCCAGTGCTCCCACCAGccaacaaaaactcaaaatttgagTTGACAAATGATAGAATTTATGGCCAGACCACTGCTAGTGCCCAAGGTAAGTACAGGAGCAAGAGATCTAAGTCAGTAGCAAAATCTGGCTCATACAAATCCCAGTGGGAGATCATGAGGAGCTTTGGCATTGCTGATGGAGAGATTGTGGAATTTCAAAATCCTCATCATTGGTTAAGCTACTTTCCTCCGCTGGCCATGGAAGATCTCGAGGATTTTGGGCTAAGTTGTGATTGGAGGCGTTCATTTATAACCACTGATATGAATCCATTTTATGATGCTTTTGTCCAATGGCAGATGAGAAAGTTGAAGAAAATGCACAGGATTGTCAAAGGCAAGCAGTACATGATCTACTCCCCATTAGATCGCCAACCTTGTCTTGGCCATGATCGGGCATCAGGTGATGAGGTCGAGCCACAGGAATATGTACTGATTAATATGAAGGTTATTCCGCCATTTCCACCCAAGTTGATGGTCCTGGAAGGCAGAAATGTGTATTTGGCCGCAGCAACACTCAGACCTGAGACAATATATGGTCAAACCGGGGGCGAAGCTACAGGTAATCATCGGGGTCAGTAG